One Brassica napus cultivar Da-Ae chromosome A5, Da-Ae, whole genome shotgun sequence DNA window includes the following coding sequences:
- the LOC106454056 gene encoding uncharacterized protein LOC106454056, whose translation MRVTRACPTVSHLLFVDDSLFFCKAELCECEEVMKVVMTYDKASGQYINFDKSSLLFGKRINAATRQENKDALGIHNDGGMGKYLEIPKDISASKCKLFTFLKDSLMHRVNVWTGRWLSKGMKEVMIKSILLALPTYVMSTFMLPLEICENFASTIAQFWWSSYPPKRGIHWAKWKKYPDSLVAQVLRGRYYRMTSPLKAISASSPSYVWTSIFAARKLLLLGIRQKIHSCYKIKVWKDSWIPMTPARPATPVASVMHPNMRVSDLINQESKEWDVRLLQDYVHPDDIPLIRSMAISSTHRCDTFCWNYKRNDQYTVKSR comes from the exons ATGCGCGTCACACGCGCATGCCCTACGGTATCTCACCTTCTCTTTGttgatgatagtcttttcttctgtaaggcagAGCTctgtgaatgtgaagaagtaatgaaagtagtcatGACATATGATAAAGCATCTGGCCAATATATTAACTTTGACAAATcttccttactctttggtaagaggatTAATGCAGCTACTAGGCAAGAGAATAAAGATGCACTTGGAATACATAATGATGGTGGGATGGGAAAGTACTTGGAAATCCCAAAGGATATTAGTGCCTCCAAATGCAAACTCTTTACATTTCTAAAGGATAGCCTGATGCATAGAGTAAATGTATGGACTGGTAGATGGCTCTCAAAAGGGATGAAGGAGGTAATGATCAAATCCATTTTACTCGCTCTTCCGACATACGTTATGTCGACGTTTATGCTTCCattggagatatgtgaaaacTTCGCAAGTACCattgcacaattttggtggagttcgTATCCACCAAAAAGAGGAATACACTGGGCGAAATGGAAAAAG TACCCCGATTCACTGGTTGCCCAAGTCTTGAGGGGCAGATATTATAGGATGACCTCGCCATTAAAAGCAATTTCTGCAAGTAGTCCATCATATGTGTGGACAAGCATCTTCGCCGCAAGGAAGCTTTTACTTCTGGGGATCAGACAGAAGATTCATTCTTGTTATAAAATCAAGGTGTGGAAGGATTCATGGATTCCAATGACGCCTGCTAGACCAGCTACACCTGTAGCGTCTGTGATGCACCCGAATATGAGAGTTAGTGACCTCATTAATCAGGAATCGAAGGAATGGGACGTACGACTACTACAGGATTATGTCCATCCTGATGACATACCACTCATTCGCAGTATGGCCATAAGCTCTACTCATCGCTGTGATACTTTCTGTTGGAACTACAAGAGAAATGACCAATACACAGTTAAATCCAGA